ATATACTCCGGTCCGAAGTAGAGGGTCTCGGGGGGTTGGAACTGAACCGTCGCGTCGTCGGTGTTCGTTTGCAACTCGAGTTGTGCGACGTCACTCAACGTACTCGGTCGTTTGGCCACGAAGCGAATGAATTCGTCTGCCCGTTCCGGTGTGAGATTACCGTTCTCGAAAGCGGGATTAATTACGTTCTGAACGACGTCGGTCGACTTGAGCTCCGGTATCTCGAGTAGCTCATCGAACAATAGGTCTTGCGCAAGAGATGCCTCCCGTTCCAAATCCTCACTCGGCTCCTCAATCGACGAGACGAAATCACTAGACAGAAGAATTAGGTTGTCCGACTCGGTGAAAATATCGAACTCCGTCGCTGTGTTCCCGCTGAGCCGATAGAGCGTTTTCTCGAGTCCAGCGTACGACGTGACTGAACCATCTTCGAGCGGGAGAAAGGAGACTTCCTCGAGACTATCAGTGAATTCCTTCTGTGCTTGTTTCTCTTCGCTGCTGGTCCGGCCGAATCTCGACACTTCGTACTCAGAACTCCAGTGACGCATGATCCCTGCAAGAAACCTGATGAGCCAGTTATCGCTTTTTGATTCGAACAAAGAAGAGTCTGTACAGTGGTCTAGAAACGTCTCCAGTTGGAGTTGGCTATCCGGTACAACCGCTTGAAGACGTTCTCGAGCTGTGTCCGAAATCTGCTCAGATGGATACTTGACGGGGCGGTCGAGAACGTCGCTGACCTCCGCTTCAGTAAACAGGTCTCGGAAGGGATCCGCAAAAAATACCACTTCTGACGGTTGGAACAGATTATCTCGTCCGTCGGGAACACAGGATTCAGAACGTACGAACGAGACGATATCAGTTACTAACGGATCGATGTACGGGTCCATCTCTCGTTCGAGATTCGGATCAGGTACTAATTCGAGTATCTGAGACGGATCAACGAGCTCGCTGTGAAGTTGAACGAACGCCGTTTCGAATACATCTACGGCGCAGTTGAGCAACTGTTCGTTGAATTCGTCCGGCCAGATAATGTGCTTGCGATCGGGTTTGAGAGAGAAATCCGCCTGAATGTGGAACGGGAGGTTCGTATCCGGTTCCGTCGGAAAGTAACAGAAAAGGTGAGATTCGTCCAGTGCCATCGGTGCACCGTCTGTATCGATCGGGATCGCGATTTCGATGTCGAGTTTGAGGGTTTGCTCACGGAGGGCGTCCGTGTTCAGGTTCCGTTTCTCGGCGAGGTAGTTCACAAGTTCCCGATCGGGTTCGAACGTTCCGGAGAACAACCGCATCCGTTCGGACCGAACCGGTTCACCGTTTTGCTCGCAAATTACTTCGAATCCACCGTCGTCAATGGGGCTCGCGCGGAATGTCTTTCGCTCACCGAATGCCGAAACGTGTACAGTATCGATATTGTTGAGGAACGGAAGAAGGGATCCGATTGAGTCTAACTGTTCCTCGAGAATCTCTCGGCGATTTTTCTTCGCATCGTCGGTCAAGGGAAGAGTGATCGTTGTGCCATCGTAGCATTCGTCATCTGTGGCCGGTTGATCGTTTTGACCAACTGGCTGTGGAACGGTTCGTTCGTCCGTGGTGTATCGAAACGAGAAGAATCCAGAGTGAACGTAGACGACGTTGGCTAAGCTGAAAACCGTCTTGAAACCGATGCCAAAGTGGCCAATCGAATCCAAGTCCCCCTGTTTCGTACTCCTTGTATATGCGCCGAGTGCTTCGACGTTCTTGACGGACATTGGTTCTTCGTGATTCTGAAAGACGAGCGAGTCCTCAGTCAGTTGAATCGTCACCTCGGAACAATTCCCGCCGATATCGTCCGCGTTCTGTAACAACTCTGGAAGGACGTGTGTCGGGTTATCGAGCGTCTCGGATGTGACTTCGCGAAGCCCTTGTAACTCCTCTCGAGCGGCGGGATGCGTAGCTTCCCACTTTGTCCGTTCTTGTTTTTTGATTTGTGAGAGGATTTCTCGAGCTTGAGACGGAGATGTAGGACGCAACGACGTATCGTACCCATCGACCATTGTCAACTGCCTTTACCAACTATCTTCTCTGAAAAAACGTTTTGGGCACTGAAAACGGCGCTATATTCCTTACACACGCCCATATTAGTTATTCTGGAGAGGTTCCAGTACTGGAACATCATGTACCCCACAGCATTTCGCCTTAGTGTCAACTATTTCTTCTTCGCTACGCCAAGTATCATCGAGCAGTTAATTACCCCGATATTTCAAGTAGTGAACAGTCTCATACTGTTCGCACTAGTTCTCTTTCTCGCATGGCTTCTCCACAGAAATCTATTATCAGCTAGAATCACGATAGTTTGGCTCTGTTGAAATCCTCAGAGAGTTACATGTTCACCGTATAATTCGACGAGATGAAGCCCCTCCCAAAGTCGCAGATTCTCCGGTTTACTGAGAAGGCGATCCATCTGGCACGTCGAGCTGTCTCTCAATACTCCTCAAAGTTCTCCAAACACCGTTACACACTTCCGCAGCACGTTGTTCTGCTGTGTCTCAAAGTTCGGAAGAACACGACCTATCGTGGTCTGCTTGATGAACTGATTGAGATGCCACGCATCCGTCGTGTTCTCGGGCTAACCGAGCTTCCTACTGCTTCAACGCTCTGTAAGGCGTTCAACCGGCTTGATATGGCTGTGTGGCGTATCATTTTGACTCTCTCAGCGACGTTACTTCCGACAAGCGGAGTTGTTGGTGTTGATGCGTCAGGGTTCGACCGTAGTCACGCTTCGAAACACTACACGAAACGTGCTGAACTCACGATTCAGCAGCTCAAGGTGACGTTGCTGGTCGATGCGAAAGTGAACGCAATTCTCGATCTACACGTGACGACGACTCGAAAACACGATAGCCAGATCGCTCCGTCGTTGATCAAGCGCAACCCCGAGTGTATCGATATTCTCCTCGGAGACAAAGGCTACGACGATCAGAAAATCAGACGGCTCGCCCGGCAACACGAGGTTCGGCCACTGATTAAGCATCGTGAGTTCACATCACTCCACAAGGCATGGAACGCACGCTTAGACGCTGATCTCTACGGACAACGGAGTCAATCCGAGACTGTGAACTCAACGCTCAAGCGAAAGTACGGTGCGTTCGTCCGCTCACGACGATGGTGGAAACAGTTCCGTGAACTCACCATTGCTTGTCTCATTCATAATGTAGATCGATCACTCTGAGCGGTCAATACAGGGGGCTCAAGCTGAAGTGGCATATCCATCGGCAAACATCAAGATGGTTAATATGACAATTGGAACGATGAGCATCATTATCCCGTCGTTAGGAAATTGCCAAACCGCAGCAGGAACGCCAATAAAAGCAGAAATAGCACAGAATACGAGGAACCGCCGATCAGTAAGTGTACTCATACTTACGGATGGAGAGTAGTAACAATAATAAAACTTATGATGGGATGGTTAATCCGGTCAGCACGCAGCTCTCATTGACCGATTGGTTCAGGCGAAAATATATCTGAAGAATAGGATTTCAACAGAGCCGATAGTTTCTATATTCCGGTTGCTGAATCCGACTGGCAATAAGGTATTTGTACTGACAGCACTGAGTTAGCTAGTGAAACACAAACGCTGGGCGCAGATAGCACCCACCGCAGAATGAACCACCACGCTCGGTAGACTTCAGAATATACGCACGGTAACACAAGAACATGAGACGAATTGACAAGCTAGCTGATGAGAAGACGTCGACAGTAGATGATTCTGAGCAGTTCTACGATGAGCGATTAATCGCCTATACTCGTGATGAGTGGCCGTCACGAATCGATAGAGCGGCGCTTGACGTGCTCATGCTGGAAGTTGCGATTGGGTCTGAAGAAACGAGTAATGACATCGGCGGAACGATCGGGAAACTGAATTTCGGCGATGCGACCGGGAAGTACTATGCGAAGGGGCTCACCGAGTTAGCAGACGACCAGTCCGACCTGCCGGGCCTAGTCAAGCAGTACAAGCGAGAGAACGGGGCTGATTCGGTGGGGGACCTCGCGTTTCGGTTGAATGAGCTTCGGTACGAGTTGGAGAAACACCTGGATTCGGAGAGTGAGATTCGGAATCTAAATCGGGCTGTTGAGGCGTTAATTGACAAGTTGGCTACGACGTCAATGTCGGAGAACGTGACTCGGCAAGCACTGCGGGACCCGGAGTCCATCACGGATGCAATGATGCAGCTCTTTTCTGACCCTGCTATCGCCGAGTATGCGGACGTGTTGACGGAAACGATGGATGTGGTCGCTCAGAATGAATCGTTCCTTGAGCGGCTTGACGCGCCGCACATGACGACGCCACTGTGGGAACACCAACGTGACGCGCTCGGCGAGTGGGTCAACCATGGCTGTAAAGGGTACGTCGATATGGCGACAGCGACGGGAAAGACTGTGCTCGGGTTAGCTGCTGTTGCGCTTCTCTACGGGGAACTCCACCCAGATGATACAGCGCAGATATTTACGAGCGCCACTGCAGAGACCGCGCAGCAATCACTTATTGACGAGCTCTCGGTTGATTCAGATGATGAGCATGCTCGAGTGCTCGTCGTTGCTGGACAGGAACTGATTCTTGAGCAGTGGCAGAGTGAGTTCGACGAGCACCTAAATATTCCACGGGAACGTACGCAGACGAAGGGGCGGACGATGAAGTTTACGTGGGGGTCGATCGAGTTCCGGACAGCGCCTGACTTGCTTCAGATGGACACGTTAGGCGGGTATGATCTCGTCGTGCTGGACGAAGCACATCAGTACTCTCATGGGGGGCGAAGTGGCGGGTGGCAGCCGGTCTTGGAAGAATTAGCACAAAAGAGCGATGCGATCCTCGCTATGTCCGGGTCGATCGACACTTCGTGGCAAGGCGACTCTGCGGTGAAACGCGTGTTAGAAGAGCACCTACACGAGTGTAAGCGCTTCTCCGTTGACGAAGCCAGAGACGCTGGTGTTGTCGCTGATTTCGAGTGGGATGTGTATTACGCTCACGCAGCTGATTCAGCGTCCCAAGACGGAGTGATTGAATCGACAACTTCGATCAGGAAGGTGTACGACCCGGAGCAGCACAAGATTCGCGTTGATAAGCTCGACGGTGATGTGCCGTCGAACACGCCGTCAGGATTTGAAACGCTGACGGATCTGCGTTCGTTCAGTCAGTCGAAAGAAGGGGCAGACGCTCGAGACGCGTCAGATGCGTTCGATAGACTCGCTACTGACGCGTTCACGCGACGGCCGAAACGGTGGCAGTTGCATCCACCGATCCAGACGCTAGTCGAGTTGATTGGTCGACACGCGCCTGAACAGCAGTGTGTGGTGCTCGTCCAGAGTTACGAGCAGGCCGATCAAATCGGTGACGTGCTCGAGGATCGCTACGGCGAGGATCTCGTTCTTGTTCCAGAAAGCGGGGCTTCGGAGCAGTTTGCAGAAATCACTTCGTTTAAGCAGAAGGACCGTGGTATCATCGTCGGTCCTGCGAACGTTCTCGGGACGGGTGTAGACTTGCCGAACGCAGAGGTGGCGATCAATCTCTCGAAAGGGGGTGTCAACGCGTCGCTTATCCAACGTATCGGGCGTGTCTTGCGGAATCCTCACGGTACGAAAGAGGCGATGTTCTACCAGGTAGTGACGTTCCCGTCAGATCGACGCGGGTTGCTTCCCGGAGAAGACGGGCGTCGGTTGTTGCGACGTGCCAGTGAATTCCGGGCACTCGGCGCTCGCCTCCGGCAACTCCCAGGGTACGATGTTGCGGACGACCCGACGAGCGAAACGCTCGCAGTGCTCGAACAGCACGGTGTCGGTGGTGTTCTCCGAGATAACCGGTCGATCGACGAGATCGTGGAAGATGAGGTTGCGCAAGCGTTCCTCCGCGAACTATGCGATCTGATCTCGACGAGTGAAGACGAGAACGCAGAACGGCCCGTTCTTCGAACCTTCAATGGGCATGTCCTTGACCGGCAGGCTCGCCCGGTGGCTGAAGCAGTGAAACAACATCCCCGCACAGCAGAATCGAATCTGGAACAAAATGGAACCTCGACAGGAAGCAAGTCTGAATCGACGTCTCAGTCTTCAGGATCTGCAGAAACGTCGGAACCGAGTATGAACACGCACGCTATTGAAATCGAAATTTCACCGGCACTCAATTACCTAGTCGAACAGGAACTGGAGACAGAATCGTACGCGTCAATCGACGAGTTCACGGACGAAGTCGTCGGCAAGTACGTTTCCTCAGAATTGGATGGTTCAGCCTCAGTGGTTGCATCTAACGATGATTTCGATGTGACTCTCCCGTCGGATATCGAACGGGTAATCGAGGAGAAGTACATTGGGAACGGAGCAGACTCAGTGCCGCAATTTATCGAGGAAGCAGTATACGCTTACCTCGATCTGGACACTGAACCGAAGACGGTGGCGGTAACCCTCGGAAGTGGCCTTTACCAGGTTTCCTCAACTGTTGCCGAGACTTCCGAAGGACATGAAACGGTTGATGAGATCGTCACCGAGGCAATCCGAAGTGAGTTTGTTCGATAACTGCTGAACAGCTAATCGTCGTTTTTGTCTTCATGGATGTTATCATCAACGTTCAGGTGTGCCAACTCCAAGTAACTGAGGTGGCCAATTAAGTGTTCTAACACCCTCTCAGGGGGGGAACGTCGACCGTGTCGCTGATCTTACCGCTCGTGAAATAAAGATAAAATCATTCATAATACTCCGAGATCCTGGACTCGTTAATCTGTCGGGAGGTTTTTCGACCTATGATTTTTGTTGTTCGGTTCACATCTCAACCGTATGTTCGACAAAATAACCGAGTTATTCCAGTCCGGACCAGACGTTCCTGATTTGATAGCGGTTCTCGACTTGGAAGAGTGGTATTTGAGCCTTGGCGATGGGCAGCGAGAAAAACTCCATCAGTACAGTACATCGGTTGGGATCGGGGTGACCTCATCTGGGGACGTTAATGAGTTCAACATGCTCGAACAAAGCGTATCAAGTACTTCTCAAACTGCGCAAAAGTACCTTCAAAACGTGGGGCAGACTGCAGCAACCGAAAAGGACTACGAGTTCGCTGAACAGGTTCTGCATGTAGCACTTGAGTTTGAAGATGGGTCGGCTTCAAGCACTCACTTCACGTACAATGAGCTGATCGATGTCTACTACAAGCAACGTGACGAGCGAGGTGATGCGATAGAGAGGTGTATCGAGTACTGTAAGAGAGATATTGAACTCGCCGATGACTTTATCGATGAATTTGGAGAAGTTCCGCGGATTCCCTCTTTCAAGCGTCTCGCTATTATTTACGAGAAGCAAGACCGTTACGAGGAGGCCCTTGATATCTGTGATCGGGCGCTTGAAATCGGCACCACGGATGGGACGAAAGGGGGATTTGAAGGACGGAAAGAACGAATTCGTAAGAAGATGAAAGACGGATAGAGGTGTATTGCTATTCACCCCTGTTGTCGAAGCCGTGTTCTGGGTGCCACTGTTCTCGAATCTCGTTCCAGCAGTTGCGGCAGAACCGGTTGGTCGTGTTTCCGTTGGTACGGTTAGGTGTCACTATGTCTTGGGCGGGAGTTTTTTCGTGGCAGTGCTGGCACGTGATTGTTGGTGGGCCGGTGTAGTTGTCCGGGATCCATGATGGAAGCGTTTGAGTAGCGATTGGTGAGTCAACTAGCCAGTTCGGCACGTCAGTTTGCGTGGCGAGGAGTGTGTCGCCGAGTTCTTCGATGCCGTCTTGTGTGACTCGGACGATACCGGACATGTACCCAGTATAGTTGACGAGGTACTCGTTGTCGGGTTTTGGGATGACTGTGATGCGGTTGATCCCGTCTCTGATAATGTGTGGTTCAGTATCGTTGTAGACGAGGGTAGTCGTTCGGTCAGAATCGCTCGGTGGCGAGTGGGACGTTCCTTTGCTGTGTTCGAGGATATTTTCTGATGAAATCCCTAACATGAGTGTGAGTAGTGGTTCACAGGTCGTCGTGTGAGTATGCGTTCCCGTCGCTGTCGTACACGACGTAATCGGCGAACTCCGTTTCAGGAGGCATTGAGACGTCGTCGAGTGAATCGTACTCTGCGAGTTTCGTGAGCGCTTCTCCTGGTGGTTTCATCATGCTTATTTTGATGAGGGCGTACCCATCATCGGGATACACCGATTGGCGTTCCTTTCTACCGGCCTCGAACCCGGTTTTCTCACTACTCGTGGAGTTGTCCTGGGAAGTCATGAGTAGTAGTTTCTCGTGAACATATTATTTCTATGGGCTATCAAGAAGGGGACACTGGGTGTGAACAGATCAAAAGACGGTCTAGTAAGATCAATACGGCGAGTCATAATTCTGAACTGGGTGGTGGCAGTGGGCCGATGGTATCATATTCTAGCAGTCAACACTAAAGTATACATGAATGACTGGATTTGTCTCGGAACTTCTTTCAGACAACTGCTTCTAAATGGAGAGTTTCCTGTATCGGTCAGATGCGGAATTGTTTCCCGAAAAATCAACCACTTGTGGTGTTAGAGGCTGATGAAAACCAATATATTACACACAACAGACACGTTTCTAGACCGCAAAAATATGGGTCGAACATCCCGTCGTAAAGATTATTTATCTGCCTTCAGCCAGGCTATTGCGTATGCACTCCGAGAAAATGTTGACGGGGTGATTCACACAGGCAATCTCTTCTGGACAAAAGATCCTTCAGAGGACATTATTGAGGCTAGCAAAAAGCCTCTGAATCGATTGGCAGAAGCAGAGATTCCGTTTTACCTGGTATACGGAAACAGGGATGAGAAGTTGGCAACTGACCTTCTGGACGAATTTCGAGAGGAAGGATTACTTCGCCCATTGACCTCAGAGTGGAACACCATCGGTGACGTCTCGGTTTGCGGCATCGACGTAACGACCGATCTGAGATCGACCGATCACCCGGAGATTAAACCACCGCGACCGCGGATCGCTTGCGCACATGAGGACGTCAAGGTCTCCACCCTCAACAGGGTCCTGGGTTCAGAAGTTGATGCGTTGCTTCTCGGCGATCAGAAGGGGCCGGTTGACCGCACGGAATCTGGCTGCCGAATTCTCTCTCCTGGTAGTCCCGAACGAGTGATAGGACAGTGGACGACTGAAACCGAAGCCGAGACCAGCACATGGAGGCAGCCGCGCCGCATCAACGTCTACACATTCTCCGAGGAGTCGATCTCCGTTGAGCCAAGTCAGATTGACGCTCGGGATTACGAGGGCATCGAAATTCGGACCGATTCACAAACGACCATGCAGGACATCGAGCGAAGACTGGATCAGCTTGATCTGAAAAATAAGGCGGCCTTGCTGATCCTGAGAGGCGAGAACAGCCCTGCGACCCCGTCACGAGACGCAATCCAGAACGAACTATCGGACCGGGCTGAAATCGCTCGTGTCTACGACCGACGGGACGATGTCGATGCTTCTGATGGCGCGTCGGGAGAATCCAATGGGACGACCAAGGCACCTCTTGACGCGGATGGTGGAACGAATTTCACTCCTGCCAAGGATACGAGGACAATCAAGTCCGTAGATATTACGCGCGATGATATCGACAAACTCGAGGTCGCCGACGGGAACTCTCCCGATTCCTCACATCTCGCGGTCAAATTCGAGCGGTTACAGGCGCAGATCGAGACTCTCTTCCAGAATGCACCGTGGTTTGAGTCGTTTGATTGGTCCGGCGACCCGGGCTCGCCGTACATCGGACCTCCTGACTCCAACGAATCGGACTATCTTTGGCTGGGTGTGTATCACGACTCGTACCGGTCACTCGGCACGCAGGCCAGTGCGCTTCAGTTCGAGTTCGGGATCGATACGAATTCCAATCGCGGATTCTTCGACCACAGCATAATCTGCGGACTGTATCTCGGGCCCTGGGTAAAGGAGTCGGTCACCGAGGATATCGCCGATCATCTCTGGGCACATCACGCGAATGTCGCCTCCTTTTTGACCACTCAGTCGGACTACATCCTCGTCACTGGTGACAAAACGTGGCAGACACTCACCCCGGATATCGTCACAAGACGAGCTGATCCCATTGCCCAGGGATTCGCTCTCACCCTCGACCTTTCGCTAGAAGATCTCTATGCATGCGATGACCTGGTTGAACTCGTGGGGCAGACAATCCTGGAAGTACTGCCACTGTACTACAAACTCGCCGGAGTGGACGGTCCCGACCAGATCCGAAGTATAGAATCGCTTCGAGAAGACCTCATGGCTCACGAAGACTCGACTCGTGATGCGGAGGGCAGGTCAACCACACAACCGACCGTAACCGATGCCGATGTCAATGTAGAGGCGACGGTTGAATCGATTGAAGCATACTCATCGATACTCGATTCTGATGATATCGAAAAGTCTCTTGATAATCTCACTGAACGGGGTGCGTCGCGTGACGAGGCGTTGCGGTACGTCCGACAATACGTCCTCGACATGGAACGTGGCGACGGCCTCTACGCGATTAACGGACTGGGTCCGGTTGCCGGCTACGTGCTTACTCAGGCCGGAATCACGACTCCCGAGGAACTGGCGTCGGCCTCGCTCGAGGAGGTGAAGGCGATCGACGGACTGGTCGAGGACCACGCGCAGAGAATCCTGAAAAATACTCGCAACGGGGAGCTGACACCGGCGGCTGTGGAGGCGAACAATGGCTCATCAGCTGCCACAGCCGACACTGCGTCCGAATCGGACGTCACCGTAGCTTCCGAGGCGACCGGTGGCGAGCCTCGAAGGGTGTGCAAGTCACGCGTCCATTCCGCTGATGCATCTCGGTCGCATACAACAGACGATCTGCCAGTCGCCACCTACAACGGGCAAGAGGTCCCGGCAAACCAGTTGTCCGAATGCTACGAAGCAATCCGCAGCGTTCGGAAGGTCCTTTCGACAGTCATGCAACTTCCGGGAACCACCATCGATCCCGATGATTTGACCGATCCCTGCGTTCAATATTACGTGCTACTCGAAGCATGCATCAGCGGCCATTCAAATCTTGATTTATCGGGATATGGCCAACAGCATCGGGATCGACTCTCGTTCAGAATCGTTGATTATCGCCATGCGTATGGCGATGGCGACTGGGTGACCAAATATCACACCATCGACGTTACATCGTATCGAGAAGAGACGCAAGACTGGCTCGAGGAAAAGACATATCTCGAGGACACACAGCGATTCGTTCGGCCGATACCGCCGGGGATCGAGCAGCCGCTCCCGGAGAGCGTCGGCTCAGTTGACGACCTCCGCTACGCGCTCGAGGTATTAAGCGAGTTCCCCGCTTATCCTCCCCTACCGATGGAGAACGGAGCCTCCGACCGTACAATACCGGTCGAAACGCTCTATACATCATTGTTCAGCCAAGTGGATGGTGCGCAGTTGATCGATGTTGAGACGC
Above is a window of Natronorubrum tibetense GA33 DNA encoding:
- a CDS encoding IS5 family transposase, with the translated sequence MKPLPKSQILRFTEKAIHLARRAVSQYSSKFSKHRYTLPQHVVLLCLKVRKNTTYRGLLDELIEMPRIRRVLGLTELPTASTLCKAFNRLDMAVWRIILTLSATLLPTSGVVGVDASGFDRSHASKHYTKRAELTIQQLKVTLLVDAKVNAILDLHVTTTRKHDSQIAPSLIKRNPECIDILLGDKGYDDQKIRRLARQHEVRPLIKHREFTSLHKAWNARLDADLYGQRSQSETVNSTLKRKYGAFVRSRRWWKQFRELTIACLIHNVDRSL
- a CDS encoding DEAD/DEAH box helicase — translated: MRRIDKLADEKTSTVDDSEQFYDERLIAYTRDEWPSRIDRAALDVLMLEVAIGSEETSNDIGGTIGKLNFGDATGKYYAKGLTELADDQSDLPGLVKQYKRENGADSVGDLAFRLNELRYELEKHLDSESEIRNLNRAVEALIDKLATTSMSENVTRQALRDPESITDAMMQLFSDPAIAEYADVLTETMDVVAQNESFLERLDAPHMTTPLWEHQRDALGEWVNHGCKGYVDMATATGKTVLGLAAVALLYGELHPDDTAQIFTSATAETAQQSLIDELSVDSDDEHARVLVVAGQELILEQWQSEFDEHLNIPRERTQTKGRTMKFTWGSIEFRTAPDLLQMDTLGGYDLVVLDEAHQYSHGGRSGGWQPVLEELAQKSDAILAMSGSIDTSWQGDSAVKRVLEEHLHECKRFSVDEARDAGVVADFEWDVYYAHAADSASQDGVIESTTSIRKVYDPEQHKIRVDKLDGDVPSNTPSGFETLTDLRSFSQSKEGADARDASDAFDRLATDAFTRRPKRWQLHPPIQTLVELIGRHAPEQQCVVLVQSYEQADQIGDVLEDRYGEDLVLVPESGASEQFAEITSFKQKDRGIIVGPANVLGTGVDLPNAEVAINLSKGGVNASLIQRIGRVLRNPHGTKEAMFYQVVTFPSDRRGLLPGEDGRRLLRRASEFRALGARLRQLPGYDVADDPTSETLAVLEQHGVGGVLRDNRSIDEIVEDEVAQAFLRELCDLISTSEDENAERPVLRTFNGHVLDRQARPVAEAVKQHPRTAESNLEQNGTSTGSKSESTSQSSGSAETSEPSMNTHAIEIEISPALNYLVEQELETESYASIDEFTDEVVGKYVSSELDGSASVVASNDDFDVTLPSDIERVIEEKYIGNGADSVPQFIEEAVYAYLDLDTEPKTVAVTLGSGLYQVSSTVAETSEGHETVDEIVTEAIRSEFVR
- a CDS encoding tetratricopeptide repeat protein; the protein is MFDKITELFQSGPDVPDLIAVLDLEEWYLSLGDGQREKLHQYSTSVGIGVTSSGDVNEFNMLEQSVSSTSQTAQKYLQNVGQTAATEKDYEFAEQVLHVALEFEDGSASSTHFTYNELIDVYYKQRDERGDAIERCIEYCKRDIELADDFIDEFGEVPRIPSFKRLAIIYEKQDRYEEALDICDRALEIGTTDGTKGGFEGRKERIRKKMKDG
- a CDS encoding metallophosphoesterase → MKTNILHTTDTFLDRKNMGRTSRRKDYLSAFSQAIAYALRENVDGVIHTGNLFWTKDPSEDIIEASKKPLNRLAEAEIPFYLVYGNRDEKLATDLLDEFREEGLLRPLTSEWNTIGDVSVCGIDVTTDLRSTDHPEIKPPRPRIACAHEDVKVSTLNRVLGSEVDALLLGDQKGPVDRTESGCRILSPGSPERVIGQWTTETEAETSTWRQPRRINVYTFSEESISVEPSQIDARDYEGIEIRTDSQTTMQDIERRLDQLDLKNKAALLILRGENSPATPSRDAIQNELSDRAEIARVYDRRDDVDASDGASGESNGTTKAPLDADGGTNFTPAKDTRTIKSVDITRDDIDKLEVADGNSPDSSHLAVKFERLQAQIETLFQNAPWFESFDWSGDPGSPYIGPPDSNESDYLWLGVYHDSYRSLGTQASALQFEFGIDTNSNRGFFDHSIICGLYLGPWVKESVTEDIADHLWAHHANVASFLTTQSDYILVTGDKTWQTLTPDIVTRRADPIAQGFALTLDLSLEDLYACDDLVELVGQTILEVLPLYYKLAGVDGPDQIRSIESLREDLMAHEDSTRDAEGRSTTQPTVTDADVNVEATVESIEAYSSILDSDDIEKSLDNLTERGASRDEALRYVRQYVLDMERGDGLYAINGLGPVAGYVLTQAGITTPEELASASLEEVKAIDGLVEDHAQRILKNTRNGELTPAAVEANNGSSAATADTASESDVTVASEATGGEPRRVCKSRVHSADASRSHTTDDLPVATYNGQEVPANQLSECYEAIRSVRKVLSTVMQLPGTTIDPDDLTDPCVQYYVLLEACISGHSNLDLSGYGQQHRDRLSFRIVDYRHAYGDGDWVTKYHTIDVTSYREETQDWLEEKTYLEDTQRFVRPIPPGIEQPLPESVGSVDDLRYALEVLSEFPAYPPLPMENGASDRTIPVETLYTSLFSQVDGAQLIDVETLSNLGSASPEPITGPVADATPTSKADAESVLLDYGKLTHLYKQVEPPTQSPVRRPLPVFGLDWYRSASGSFDALRDLAKHGKDDPVSVFRPRLRDMVHRRFLRDRWEYDYITVVPGHEAGSLSSQLVELAQDSVLETSTIYSPLLERTETTERQREKSREERKKVARNPEATLRARASLDGESVILFDDICTSGNSLLAGAHLLREAGAGRVVGLTLGFTPGEDEMRTKEIKKPDAYASDIIAGLE